The sequence TTAATTCTAGCATTTATAACTTTCTTCACGTTCAAAATCTTAATAGAGATGATGTGTTTAATAAttgaaaacattaaattatacatGAACTCTACCAAAGATGTATTCCAAATAATGCTCAAGTAAATTATTGGCCAAATAATACATAGGTTTATTCCAAAAAATGCTCAGCGTAAAtaagaagataaaataaaataaatttagactaataacaaaaatgtaaaaataaatttatattatactcttaaaactttataatataagtaaaataaatacGAGGCAGGTTATTTAAATGAATTATCTTATATTcataaaatgatatttatataaaattttatttaattatacatattttaaacaaaaaaaaattataaaccatgTGTATAAATTTCCAACTTTCACTAAATAATTTTTCGAAAAAATTAATCCTGCGCTGTGAAAATCTAGTTAGTTTCTTATAGTACTAAACACCAAGCTTTAGAAAGCGGGAAGAATAGCATCATGTTAGTTATATAAGTTGGTCCAGTTCGGTgtggaaacaaacaaaattgGCCGGGTTTACTTCAAAGTTTAAACAAACCACTCCGTTAGACCCTGGTCTCGtaatgcatttttataattgaCTATCCGGTTCGATTTTGATTCGTTATTCATTACAAAACCGGAATGTTTATTGTTTCCATAGTTAGTGCGTATAGGAATCAGCACAAAATGGTGGTCGGCTCCTTAAAATATTACTTGAATTGTGGAAACTGGAAAAGCTAATTTGCTGTTGAGTCGCTAAAGCCTCGTCTTTCTTTCCTTTCCCTTTCCACGAAAACGTAATGGAATAGGAAAATGACGCACATAAGATCTCGAAGCCGACACAATGCCATGTCTGAAAACATCGAAAGCCCAAAACGGTAATGACAAAGTGAAAAACTTTTCGTATTCtttagatataaaaataaaattcgatTCCTCTGTTTTTCTGACGTTTGTCTTTGGCAGGTAAGTCCCTCGTTCAAGTGTACGTGAGTGTGTATTCTTCGCTTCTCTCGTCTCTCTTCCTCATATCGGTGGATTCGTTACCTTTTTGCTTTATCTAGATATTAATAAAGGTTCttcctttatctctctctctccgcgtCGAGTTCGTGTTTTATCTATCtgtttctctctcacgtttcaTGATCTGTTAATCAAAACCCATTAATAGATTCTCCACGCTTAACAAACCCAATctcttaaaaatttgataaaaacccACCTGATCGTTTTACTCTGTTTTTGATCCACTTCCTCTGTTTTTGATCCGgttcctctgtttttttctctGAGTTCCAGGTTTCACCTGATTGATGGGATTCTCCTTCTCCTCAATCCGTTATGGCTACTTGAGAATCAcattcctcctcctcctctcttaTATCCTCTTCAGCGTCATCGCAACCCCTGTTGATTCCAGCGTCCTCAAACCCAAAACAGAGCATGATGGCTGCAGCGCCCTGAAGCACTTTCACGACTACCAATCAAAGTGCGCGTACCTGCAAACCATCGACCCTTGCGCGAGCCAAGGCTTCGTCGATTACCTCTCCTTACTCTATTGCAACTTCGAAAAGTTTCCACTTTTGGGCCAATCCCTCCTCTTCCTCTGGCTCCTCGCTCTGTTCTACGTCTTGGGCCACACTGCCTCCGAGTATTTCTGCTCATCTCTTGAGTCTCTCTCGAAGCTTCTCAACCTATCCCCAACCGTCGCCGGCGTGACGCTTCTCTCGCTCGGCAACGGGGCTCCTGATCTGTTCGCGAGTTTGGTCTCTTTCATGGGGGAAGACTCGAAGGGCACTTACGACGTTGGTCTCAACACTGTTGTTGGAGGCTCTTCTTTCGTCACGTGCGTTGTGGTTGGGATTATAAGCATCTCGTTGCGTAGTAGAGGGGTTAGAATCGAGAGGTCTGCCTTTATTAGAGACGTTTGCTTCTTCTGTGCGGCGATTGGCTCCTTgggtttgattttggtttatgggAAAATCAACTTCTGGGGCGCTCTTGGGTTCTGTTCGTTGTACGCTGTTTATGTCGCGTTTGTGTATCTTTCTTGGAGGTTTGGTGGTGAAGGTGGTGAATTTGATCTTGAGTCGGTTCATAAGCGTGTGAGTCTTAGTGAACCAATCTTGCAAAGAGAGGATGTTGATGAAGAGCATCGTAGTAATGTCGCTGATGATGATCATCAGCGACATTACTACTGGAAGTTGGTGGTTTGGGTTATGACTTTACCTATCTACCTACCAAGGAGATTGACTATTCCTGTTGTTAGTGAAGCCAAATGGTCTAAACCATTAGCTGTTACCTCGGTCACACTTGCTCCGGTTCTGTTATCGTTTCTCTGGAACTGGAAGTGTAGTCCGACCAGTTTTGAGGCGGTTATTGTTTACCTAACCGGGTGTTTAGTCGGTATAGTTCTCGGTCTCACTGCATTAGCCACGACGAAGATGTCAAACCCGCCAAAGAAATGGTTATTACCTTGGTTAGCAGGAGGATTTGTTATGAGCATGACATGGAGTTACATCTCAGCGCAAGAGCTAGTCGCGCTTCTAACTTCACTAGGTTATATTTTCGGGGTAAGCCCGTCGATCTTAGGCCTCACGGTCCTCGCGTGGGGGAACTCTATAGGAGATCTTATAACAAACGTGACGATGGCGCTGCACGATGGTGACGAAGGAGCTCAAGTGGCTGTATCGGGTTGTTACGCGGGCCCAATCTTTAATACGTTGTTTGCTCTTGGGATATCGCTTGTGGGATGCGCGTGGGAGGTTTATCCGTTGAGTATTGTGTGATAAAGACGGATCCTCGTTTGCTGGAGAGTCTTGGGTTTCTGGTGGTAGGACTGGTTTGGTCGTTCTTGGTTCTGTTTAGTAACCGGATGAGGCTTGGTGGTGTGATGGGGGTAGGGCTTTTGGTTATCTACTTGGCTTCATTGTCTATAAGGATTGTACAAACAGTTGGAGATTCTTACTAACATTTGATTTTCAACTCACAGTTTCATACGTATAATATAACCATGGATTTGTACAATGCAGTATGGATAGCTTATTATGTATAGCTCGGGTATGGGATATACATTGTATGTATATAAATAGAGTTATGGAATTCAAATTGAGTAGCTAGAATTTTAATGCAAATTGACTGAAAGAGACAAGTGTTGTTGTCGATTCCACttaactccttttttttttgttcacaccACTAGCTCCTTCAATACTGGGATTTAAATGGACTACAGTGATTCTTCCCttcatgaaaaaatatatacattatgtGTGGGCATGTATTAACTTCATCCTCATGCATGAGTAGAGATTTTTGAGTATCTGACACGAATTAAAATTGAGTTAATTATTAGAGCATCTCAAAAAAGaaattctattttgaagtttccaaaacattatatttaaagtttaaaggtgttattttcaaaaaaaaaacttcaaactcaacttcaaaactatttgtattttgtaatatggtttttatatttgtcataacaaatttgaattcataaaacttttataaataactagcacatatataaacatatcacAACAATagtaattaatgaaatattctactaaaatataaaataaataaataaaaataacttaattaatattaaacttgaagcaaaataccatattattccataaatgTGGATTATAGGGactaaaatgcaaataaaaatatgaaatttcaaaCTTAAAGTTTTGAGTAGTAAAACTTCAATTATAGAGTTTCACtcatcaaaatttcaaatttgaagttttgaagtttctttttggagagcaaaaaaacttcatatttgcgTGTTTTATCCAGTGTCGTAATGTTTCTTTTAATATACGGGAGATATGCAAAATCATAACCGAATACACTGTCTGACTGGGCCTATAAAGCCCATATACACAAGACGCGACATTACCAACTCACTCCCTAGTTTAGGTTCAAGTGAGACGGTCTTGTTGTTGTGTAATAAATACGGAACTTCTGAGGGTAAGTAAGAATAGTAAACAATtcgattttattataaaaatctcTCTCTGAAGATGGAGGAGAGTCATAACCCTAATTCCCATGAGCGTCTCAAATCCTGGTCGGAGCTCCCTTCAGATCTCCTGTACTCGCTGCTTGAACGCCTGAGCTTTACCGACTTCCGACGAGCTAAATCCGTGTGTAGGTCCTGGTACTCCGCTTCGAGACAATGCGTGCCCAAAAACAATCACATCCCTTGGCTGCTCCTTTTCCCCGAAGATAACAACAGTTGCTGCACCTTGTTTAATCCCGCGGAGAAAGACAAACTCTACAGGACGCATGATCTGGATTTGGTGCTCCCGAGGATATTTTGTTTAAAGACGTGTGGAAGCTGGCTCTTGATGCGAAACCGTTCGAGTAATCTCTACCTTGTGAATCTCTTCACCAAGGAGAGGATCAATCTACCTCCTGTGGAGTCACAGGTCGGAACGACAAAGTTGGAGCGGACGGTAGTTGGGTTTCGCATTACATGTCCCGACGGAAGCAAGCCGGGTAAACCTATGCACATACGATCCCCTGTGGTTTGGATCGACGAGAAAACCAAAGATTATCTTGTTTCGTGGGGACTTGGAACCTGTTGTGTGGTCTATTCCAAGAAAGGAGATAACTCGTGGACTCAAATCCCGGAAGCATTAGATTGTTGTGACATGGTTTACAAGGATCACAAGCTTTACTTCTTTAGTTATTCCCGTGATCTGAGGATCTATGATTTTTCGGGAGAGGCTCCGCGAGAAATCTTTTGGTGTAGATGTGTTTATGTCGAAAGATTTGCCTACGATGGTGGTGGTCCCAGACGTCCTCATGTAACTAACAGAAAGAGACTTGTAGTCACAAAACTTGTAGTCACGGTGACTGGAGATGTCCTCAAGGTTGAAACATACTTAATACCTAAGTCTAGAATCTGGTCATTCCGTCTCTTCAAAGTTTGTTCATCAGGTGACTTTAAACGAGTTCATTCCTTGGGGGACGAGTCAATGCTTCTGGCTCTTGGCATCACTGTGCTCGCCAACAACTATGAGGGCATCCGTAGAAACTCCATCTATTTCAATGCTAGTCATAATATCACAAGTGATATCTTTCTCTTCAATCTCGAGACGCGGAAGATGGAGCAACTACACAAATTTGATTGCTCCTCTGATCAACTCTCTGGAAATCGATGGTTCTTACCAAGTTTCACACAGGCAGTTGTGGCATGATTGACCTAAACTATGTTTCCTTCCCTCTTCAATATATTGTTTTACTCAAATCAATAATGACTACATCCTagttaggcatgggcattcacTTGTTGCTCGGGTAATACTTGCTATTTGACTCGGCTTCTAAGTAATAAATCCCCAAATCTTACTAGTTgcaaatataaatcaaataccAAGTACCacaatttctttttaatatttgactCATTACTTAATTTATTACTTTTggtttaaaatatgtattacccattaaaaatatttattttactgctgatattgtaataaaaatcaaaaataatattagtttttaagTATTTGATGTAATATGTACCTATTTCAAGTGAGTCATATATATGTACTAAATCAAATTACTTGAACGAATTAAACAGAATTATAagtatatgaaaataaaaaaaaagtatttattttatgtttaattgtaCTTATAAGTTTTGGTACAtttaatttaaaagttataaacataaataaacaagT is a genomic window of Brassica napus cultivar Da-Ae chromosome A2, Da-Ae, whole genome shotgun sequence containing:
- the LOC106380766 gene encoding LOW QUALITY PROTEIN: cation/calcium exchanger 2 (The sequence of the model RefSeq protein was modified relative to this genomic sequence to represent the inferred CDS: deleted 2 bases in 1 codon) encodes the protein MGFSFSSIRYGYLRITFLLLLSYILFSVIATPVDSSVLKPKTEHDGCSALKHFHDYQSKCAYLQTIDPCASQGFVDYLSLLYCNFEKFPLLGQSLLFLWLLALFYVLGHTASEYFCSSLESLSKLLNLSPTVAGVTLLSLGNGAPDLFASLVSFMGEDSKGTYDVGLNTVVGGSSFVTCVVVGIISISLRSRGVRIERSAFIRDVCFFCAAIGSLGLILVYGKINFWGALGFCSLYAVYVAFVYLSWRFGGEGGEFDLESVHKRVSLSEPILQREDVDEEHRSNVADDDHQRHYYWKLVVWVMTLPIYLPRRLTIPVVSEAKWSKPLAVTSVTLAPVLLSFLWNWKCSPTSFEAVIVYLTGCLVGIVLGLTALATTKMSNPPKKWLLPWLAGGFVMSMTWSYISAQELVALLTSLGYIFGVSPSILGLTVLAWGNSIGDLITNVTMALHDGDEGAQVAVSGCYAGPIFNTLFALGISLVGCAWEVYPLSIVIKTDPRLLESLGFLVVGLVWSFLVLFSNRMRLGGVMGVGLLVIYLASLSIRIVQTVGDSY
- the LOC106380251 gene encoding probable F-box protein At4g22165; the protein is MEESHNPNSHERLKSWSELPSDLLYSLLERLSFTDFRRAKSVCRSWYSASRQCVPKNNHIPWLLLFPEDNNSCCTLFNPAEKDKLYRTHDLDLVLPRIFCLKTCGSWLLMRNRSSNLYLVNLFTKERINLPPVESQVGTTKLERTVVGFRITCPDGSKPGKPMHIRSPVVWIDEKTKDYLVSWGLGTCCVVYSKKGDNSWTQIPEALDCCDMVYKDHKLYFFSYSRDLRIYDFSGEAPREIFWCRCVYVERFAYDGGGPRRPHVTNRKRLVVTKLVVTVTGDVLKVETYLIPKSRIWSFRLFKVCSSGDFKRVHSLGDESMLLALGITVLANNYEGIRRNSIYFNASHNITSDIFLFNLETRKMEQLHKFDCSSDQLSGNRWFLPSFTQAVVA